The DNA sequence AGGGCGCCTTCCATGGCCGGACCATGGGGGCCCTGGCACTCACCGCCAAGGAAGCCTACCGTGCACCCTTCGAGCCGCTGCCCGGCGGCGTGGTGCACATCCCGTTCGGTGACATCGCCGCGCTGGAGGCAGCCGTTGACGACACCGTCGCCGCCGTGTTCCTGGAACCGATCCAGGGCGAGGCAGGCGTCCGTCCGCTGCCGCCGGGCTACCTGAAGGCAGCGCGGGAGGCCACCAGCAAAGTGGGCGCCCTGCTCATCCTGGACGAGGTCCAGACCGGCATCGGCCGGACCGGCAAATGGCTCGCCAGCGAGGATGCGGGCATCGTCCCCGACGCCATCACCCTGGCCAAGGGGCTGGGCGGAGGCTTCCCCATCGGTGCTCTGCTCACCTTTGGTGAGCAGACGTCGTCGTTGCTCTCAGCAGGCCAGCACGGCACGACGTTTGGCGGAAATCCCGTGGCTACCGCGGCGGCCCTGGCCACCCTCCACGCCCTCGAAAGCCAGAACGTGCTGGCCAACGCGGCGGCGGTTGGGGAGCACCTGCGCTCCGCGCTGGGCGCCATTCCCGGCGTCACCGAAGTCCGCGGCGAAGGACTGCTGATCGGCTTCGACCTGGACGCCGACGTCGCGCCGGCCGTGGTGCA is a window from the Arthrobacter sp. NicSoilC5 genome containing:
- a CDS encoding acetylornithine transaminase; amino-acid sequence: MNTMEKSPVNELVETTGHAGSEWLSRYSSSLMNVFGTPQRVLVRGAGCLVWDADGKEYLDLLGGIAVNALGHAHPFVTSVISSQLATLGHVSNFFTSPTQVALAEKLLQLAHAPAGSKVFFSNSGTEANEAAFKLARRNTGSGDTKRTKIIALEGAFHGRTMGALALTAKEAYRAPFEPLPGGVVHIPFGDIAALEAAVDDTVAAVFLEPIQGEAGVRPLPPGYLKAAREATSKVGALLILDEVQTGIGRTGKWLASEDAGIVPDAITLAKGLGGGFPIGALLTFGEQTSSLLSAGQHGTTFGGNPVATAAALATLHALESQNVLANAAAVGEHLRSALGAIPGVTEVRGEGLLIGFDLDADVAPAVVQAALDAGFIVNSPGPRTIRLAPPLILTTAQADAFLSAFPAILQAAKDAQ